From Lolium perenne isolate Kyuss_39 chromosome 5, Kyuss_2.0, whole genome shotgun sequence, a single genomic window includes:
- the LOC127299848 gene encoding uncharacterized protein — protein MVSASSLLLPSSMRDLASCIGDGAVRVACASPASTLTSSSGGAGSGNSGSASTLSVTVSYRATLLSSGAPPLLLRLTWAHSSVGPTLSFSPSAAAPSVLLRRRRGTRSVSLTGAVDDAEAESPALALFWDLTAARYDPGASPEPLYGYYFVAVAGAEVVLAVGDQAAEFVKTKLEGQISRARCVAVARRERVVVADPAAMHTARVRFAEGGPEHEVSVGCATSSGPGGGEELWVSVDGKRAVQARRLRWNFRGNQTVFVDGAPVDVMWDLYGWWFRDPPGCAVVMLRARSALESRLWLEEEGAAPGFSLVVQAFKAPP, from the coding sequence ATGGTGAGCGCCTCCAGCCTGCTGCTGCCGTCCTCCATGCGCGACCTCGCGTCCTGCATCGGCGACGGCGCCGTCCGCGTCGCCTGCGCCAGCCCCGCCTCCACActcacctcctcctccggcggcgcCGGCTCCGGCAACTCCGGCTCCGCCTCGACTCTCTCCGTCACGGTCTCCTACCGCGCCACGCTCCTGAGCTCCggcgcgccgccgctgctgctgcgcCTCACCTGGGCCCACTCTTCGGTTGGCCCCACCCTCTCCTtctccccctccgccgccgcgcccTCCGTTCTCCTGCGCCGGCGCAGGGGCACCCGCTCCGTCTCCCTGACCGGCGCCGTCGACGACGCGGAGGCGGAGTCCCCCGCGCTCGCCCTGTTCTGGGACCTCACGGCCGCGCGCTACGACCCGGGCGCCTCCCCGGAGCCGCTCTACGGGTACTACTTCGTGGCCGTGGCCGGCGCGGAGGTCGTCCTCGCCGTGGGCGACCAGGCCGCGGAGTTCGTCAAGACCAAGCTCGAGGGCCAGATCTCCAGGGCGCGGTGCGTGGCCGTCGCGCGCCGGGAGCGCGTCGTGGTGGCCGACCCGGCGGCAATGCACACCGCCAGGGTGCGCTTCGCGGAGGGCGGGCCGGAGCACGAGGTCAGCGTCGGCTGCGCGACCAGCTCCGGGCCCGGCGGGGGCGAGGAGCTCTGGGTCAGCGTCGACGGGAAGCGGGCCGTGCAGGCGCGCCGCCTGCGCTGGAACTTCAGGGGCAACCAGACGGTGTTCGTCGACGGCGCGCCCGTCGACGTCATGTGGGACCTCTACGGCTGGTGGTTCCGGGACCCGCCGGGCTGCGCCGTCGTCATGCTCCGGGCGAGGAGCGCGCTCGAGAGCCGCCTCTGGCTCGAGGAGGAGGGCGCCGCGCCGGGGTTCTCGCTCGTCGTGCAGGCTTTCAAGGCCCCGCCTTGA